ACGGATCAGTGCAATATTGGTAATATTTTCTCTACGGCGCTTTTCAAGTAATTCAAAATACACCTTACCACTGCAAAACACGACGCGATCAACTTTACTTGCATCTAAAGTGTCAATTTCGCCAATAATATTTTGGAACGAACCTTCAGCAAGTTCTTCCATACTAGAGACAGCTAATGGGTGACGCAGTAAAGATTTTGGTGACATAACCACTAATGGACGACGCATTGGACGAACCACTTGACGACGTAGCATGTGGTAAACCTGAGCAGGTGTTGATGGCACACAAACTTGCATATTATGGTTGGCACACAACTGCAAGAAACGTTCTAAGCGGGCGCTTGAGTGCTCTGGGCCTTGACCTTCATATCCATGAGGCAACAACATGGTAAGACCACATAAACGTCCCCATTTTTGCTCGCCTGATGATAAGAATTGATCAATCACAACTTGGGCACAGTTAACAAAATCACCAAATTGCGCTTCCCAAATGGTTAGGCCACTAGGTTCCGCTGTGGCGTAACCATACTCAAATGCCAATACCGAAGCTTCAGATAATACAGAATCGGTAATATCTATCGGTGCTTGTACATCTGCAATATTACGCAGTGGCATGTATGTCGTGGCATCATTTTGATTATGTAAAACAGCGTGACGATGGAAGAAAGTACCACGGCCAGAATCTTGACCGGTAATGCGAACACGTTTGTTATCTTCAAGTATCGAAGCATAGGCGAGTGTTTCTGCAAAACCCCAATCTAAAAGTTTTTCACCTTTAGCCATTGAAACTCGGTCAGCATAAATTTTAGCAACACGCGACTGCAACTTATGATTTTCAGGAATATCAACGAGTTTATTAGCAAGATTTTGCAAACGCTCCATCGACATAGAGCCTTGGTAACTGTCATCCCACTCTTTGTTCAAGTAAGGTGTCCAATCGACTGTATGTAACGTCATTGGGCGCCACTCTTTTACAACACAATCACCGGCATCAAGTGCATCACGATATTCATTTATCAGGCCTGTGACTTCATCCGCTGCGATGCTGTTTTCTGCAATCAACTTATCGGCATAAATTTTACGCGGAGTTGGATGCTTTTTGATTTTTGCATACATTAGCGGCTGAGTAGCACTTGGCTCATCAGCTTCGTTATGACCATGGCGGCGATAACACACTAAGTCGATAACCACATCACGTTTAAACTCGTTACGGTAATCAACTGCCAATTGTGAAATAAACGCTACCGCTTCAGGATCATCAGCATTAACATGGAAAATCGGTGCCTGAACCATCTTAGCGATATCAGTACAGTATTCAGTAGAACGCACATCAGCATGGTTAGACGTTGTAAAACCAACTTGGTTGTTCACTACAATACGTATGCTACCACCCACTTTAAAGCCACGAGTTTGAGACATGTTAAATGTCTCTTGTACTATGCCTTGGCCAGTAATAGCAGAATCACCATGAATGGTAATTGGCATGACTTGTAAACCGTCTTTACAACCGCGACGATCTTGACGAGCACGAACTGAACCAATCACAACAGGATTAACAATTTCAAGATGTGATGGGTTAAAAGCAAGTGCTAAATGAATATTACCGCCAGGTGTTTCAAAGTCTGATGAGAATCCTTGATGGTATTTAACATCGCCAGAACCATGAGTATCTGAATGCTTACCAGCAAACTCATCAAACAATTCACCAGGACGCTTACCTAAAATATTGACTAATAAATTTAATCGACCACGGTGCGCCATACCAATTACGATTTCTTTGGTACCCGCCTCACCTGCACGATAAATGATTTCGCGCATCATTGGCACAAGTGCATCACCACCTTCTAACGAAAAGCGTTTAGCACCAGGGAACTTAGCTCCAAGATATTTTTCAATACCTTCAGCCGCATTCAACCCTTCAAGAATACGCTTTTTAATCGCTGGGCTATAGTTAGCTTTGCCTAAGGTTGGTTCAAGACGTTGCTGGATCCAACGCTTTTCATCTGTATCAGTAATATGCATATATTCCGCACCAATAGAGCCACAATAGCTACTCTTTAGGGCATGAATAATATCTTGGAGTTTCATGGTTTCTCCGCCTAAGGCAAAAGATCCCGTATTAAACTCACGTTGCATATCTTCTTGGGTTAATCCGTGATAAGCAGGGTCTAGCTCCTGTACAGCTTCGCGTTTCCACAATCCTAATGGATCAAGGTTGGCATTTTGATGTCCCCGAAAACGGTGGGCATTGATTAACTGAAGAACTTTAACTTGCTTTGCATCTAGCTCAGGATCGGTCACGCGCGCAGCGCCTTTAAATCGACCTTCTAATGCTAAGCTACGGAAGTAGTCACGAACTTTAGAGTGGGCAGTTTCTGGTACATCTACTGAGGCACCGTTAACCGGAGGGAGATTATCAAAAACAAGCTGCCAATCAGCAGTTACTGATTGCGGATCTTCTTGATAGGCTTCATACATCTCTTCTACATAGGTTGAGTTTGCACCACTTAAATGTGATGACTCAAGCCAGGCTTTCATGATGCCTTGGTGCATTGTTATTCCTTTCAAACTTGATACACGTGCTAGCCATAATGCATAACAATCAACATAATTATTATGCTTAACTTTCTATCTCTGCCAAAGACTTGTACAACAATGGATTTAACAAATTTGTGACAAAGGGTAATCCATAAACACACAAAAGAGCCATCTCCGGCGAGGAAGATGACTCTCATAAAGAGCTAATTAAAGGGTATTAAAGGCTCTTCTAAGTGCATTAAACTGCTCGCTTCAATAGCATTGACTTAATATGGCCAATAGCTTTGGTTGGGTTTAATCCTTTTGGACAAACATCAACACAATTCATAATACCGTGACAACGGAACACACTATATGCGTCATCTAACTCAGATAAACGCGCTTCTGTGGCGGTATCTCGGCTATCGATTAAGAAGCGATAAGCATGGAGTAAACCACTTGGTCCGATAAACTTATCTGGATTCCACCAGAAAGAAGGACAAGCAGTTGAACAACATGCACACATAATACATTCATACAAACCGTCTAAATGCTCACGCTCTTCAGGTGATTGTAAATGTTCACGTGCTGGTGTTTTTTCATCATTAATTAAGTAAGGCTTGATTTTCTCATATTGCTTATAGAATTGAGTTAAATCAACAACTAAATCTCGCACAACTGGCATACCAGGTAAAGGACGGATCTCTAGTTTTTTACCTTTGAAGGTAGAAACAGGCGTAATACACGCTAAACCATTTTTACCGTTCATATTAATACCATCAGAACCACATACACCTTCACGGCATGAACGACGAAACGCAAGTGTTGAGTCTTGTTCTTTAAGTTTAATTAATGCATCCAACACCATCATGTCAGAGCCATCAGGCACTTCCAAGGTGTAATCCTTCATGTACGGTTTTGTATCTACATCAGGATTATAACGGTACACTGCAAATGTTAATTTCATCTTTGCAACTCCTGCTTAGTAGGTACGTTTCTTCGGAGGGAAGGCTTCACGTAACTTAGGTGCCATGTTGACATCGCGTTTTGCCATCGACTCAGTTACTGGGTCAAAAATACTGTGGCATAACCAATTGTCATCATCACGCTCTAAGAAGTCTTCACGAGAATGCGCACCACGGCTTTCTGTACGGAAGTTAGCAGCATATGCTGTTGCTAACGCTGTGGCCATAAGGTTATCTAGCTCAAGACATTCAATACGTTGTGTATTGAACTCTTTAGAGTTGTCTGAAAGCTTGGCATTTTCTAAACGCTTTTGAATCGCTTTTAGTTGCTCTAACCCTTCTGCCATTGCTTTACCTGTACGGAAAACAGAGAAGTTTAGTTGCATACAAAGTTGTAAATCTTTACGGATAACTGCAGGATCTTCACCGTCTTTGTTATTTTCCCAACGGTTCAAACGTGCTAAAGACGCATTAATTTCTGCTTCAGTAGCTTCTTTCGGATCAGCGGTCTCATCTAAAGCCTTACCTAAATGCTGACCTGCTGCACGCCCAAATACCACTAGGTCAAGTAACGAGTTACCACCTAAACGGTTAGCACCATGAACAGACACACAAGCAATTTCACCCACTGCGAATAAACCTGTCACTTCTTTTTCAGTGCCATCTTCATTCATATGAATGACTTGACCACTAACTTTAGCAGGTAAACCACCCATCATATAATGACAAGTTGGCAATACTGGAATTGGGCCGTCTGCTGGATCGATGTGCGCAAAGGTACGAGATAATTCACATACACCCGGTAAACGAGCTTCTAAGGTTTCTTTACCTAAATGATCGAGTTTTAATAAACAATGTGGACCTAATGGACCATCTAAACCACGACCTTCACGAATTTCAGTCATCATAGAACGTGCTACTACGTCACGAGAGGCTAAATCTTTCGCATTTGGCGCATAACGCTCCATGAAACGCTCGCCGTCTTTGTTAAGTAGATATCCACCTTCACCACGACAACCTTCAGTAACCAAAACACCTGCGCCAGCAATACCCGTTGGGTGGAACTGCCACATTTCCATGTCTTGTAATTGAACGCCAGCGCGAGCTGCCATACCAACACCATCACCAGTGTTAATGTGAGCGTTTGTTGTGGATGCATAAATACGCCCTGCACCACCTGTCGCTAAAATTGTTGCCTTGGCTTTAAAATAAACCACTTCACCGGTTTCAATTTCAATCGCAGTACAACCAACAATGGCACCATCTTCATTTTTAACAAGATCTAAAGCGTACCACTCAGAATAAACCTGAGTTTTGTGCTTAACATTTTGTTGGTATAAGCAATGAAGTAAAGCATGGCCTGTACGGTCAGCAGCTGCTGCGGTACGTGCGGCTTGTTCACCACCAAAATTTCTTGATTGACCACCAAAAGGACGTTGGTAGATTTTGCCATTGTCGAATCGTGAAAATGGCAAGCCCATATGTTCAAGTTCGATAATCGCTTCAGGGCCAGTTTGACACATGAATTCGATTGCATCTTGGTCACCAATAAAATCGGAACCTTTAACTGTATCGTACATGTGTTGTTCCCAATGATCTTCGTGCGCATTACCTAATGCTACGGTGATACCACCTTGAGCAGAAACCGTATGTGAACGAGTTGGGAATACTTTAGATAAAAGCGCGCAGCTTTTACCTTCTTTAGAAATCTGTAATGCTGCTCGCATACCTGCGCCACCAGCGCCGATAACGATTGCATCAAATTCGCGTACTGGAATACTCACTTATACACCCCACACTATGACAATGCCGGCCGCTAAATAACTGAATGCGGTCACAACAAAGGTAAACTGTAATACACCACGTAACGAGGTACACTTCACATAGTCTGTTAACACTTGCCATACACCAATCCATGAATGAATTAGTAACGCAATTAACGCTAACAGAGTAAACACTTTCATTGGCAGTGAACTAAAAAGGCCTTGCCAAATTTCGAAAGTTAATGGGGCACTGCAGGCAATGAATCCAACCATAAAAATGGTATAACAAGCTAGGATAACTGCGCTGGCGCGTAATAAAATAAAGTCATGAACACCACTGCGTCCAAAACTTGCTGCATTTGTTACCATACCCAAATCCCCGCGATAATCGAAAAGGCTATTGCTAATGCAAAAACTGCCTTAGCTGAAGCAATGCCTGAAGACAGTTCTTCCCAACGACCTGTATCCATAATTAAATGACGAATGCCACCTAATAAGTGATAACCAAGTGCGGTTAGAATGCCCCAAAGGATAAACTTCATAACGAAACTATCAAACAAGGTTTGTATGCTAGCGAACCCTTCTGCTGAAGTTAAAGTTGAATTTAACAACCACAAAAGAATACCAATAGCAAACAGCATGATGACACCGGAAATACGGTGTAGGATTGATGCGATCGCTGTCGCAGGGAAGCGAATCGTCTGCAGGTCTATATGGACAGGTCTTTGCTTTTTCACGTTCTGCTCACTCAGCTCCATTGAGCATTATTTTTGTTATGCATTTCTTTTTTGCTTAAACATTCAACAATCTTTCATGTTGATAAAATGTTTAACCAGAAAACAAACTACTATCAAACACCTAACCAGTTGAGAGATCACTAATTTAGTTTGTAAAGCAATAATTTCCAAACTGTGATGCTTGTCGCCTTTAGTGGCGCAGGCAAGTATACTCGCGAGAATTGTCAAATACAAACATCACATTATGCAAATTATGTTTTTTTATTAATTTTTTATTCTAACGCAAGCTACATGCGGGTCTGACAACATATATACCATGGTCTAACAAATTTAAACGCTTATTTAAATTGATCTATCACACAAATTCACTGTAAAGTAATGACCGCTTAACATGCCGCACTCATATAAAAGAATGAAGTAAGGAGAACGGGGTATGGCTGATAATATAGCCAAATTAGAGTTACCAGGTAACGATTCAATCGACTTACCAATTAAGAAAGGTACTGAAGGGTTCGATGTAATCGACATCAGTACATTAGGAAAGAAAGGCTATTTCACTTTTGATCCTGGCTTTCTAGCAACAGCATCATGTGAGTCTGCTATTACATATATCGATGGTGACCAAGGTATTTTATTACACCGTGGCTATCCAATTGAACAACTTGCAACTGAATCAAGTTATTTAGACTTATGTTATTTGCTACTCTACGGAGAGTTGCCGACTCAAGCTGATTTCGAAAAATTCGAAACCACAGTCAAACTGCATACTATGGTTCACGAGCAAATCGCATTCTTCTTCCGTGGTTTCCGCCGTGACGCTCATCCAATGGCGATGCTATGTGGTGTAACAGGTGCACTCTCTGCGTTCTATCAAGATTCTCTTGATGTGAACAATCCAAAGCATCGTGAAATTGCCGCTTTCCGTTTGGTGTCAAAAATGCCAACAATTGCAGCAATGTGTTACAAGTACTCAATGGGTCAACCATTTGTGTACCCACGTAATGATTTAAGCTATGCGGGTAACTTCTTATCTATGATGTTCGCAACGCCATGCGAAGAATATAAAGTTAACCCAGTAGTTGAACGTGCAATGGACCGTATCTTCGTTCTTCACGCAGATCATGAACAGAATGCTTCAACGTCAACAGTACGTTTAGCTGGTTCTTCTGGTGCAAATCCTTTCGCGTGTATTGCTGCGGGTATTGCATCATTATGGGGCCCGGCTCACGGTGGCGCGAACGAAGCTTGTCTTGCCATGCTCGAAGAAATTGGTTCAGTAGACCGTATCCCAGAGTTTATCGAAAAAGCGAAAGATAAGAATGATCCATTCCGTCTAATGGGCTTTGGACATCGCGTTTACAAAAACTTTGACCCTCGCGCTAAAGTCATGCGTGAAACGTGTCATGAAGTATTATCTGAGCTCAAAGTGGTTGATCCATTACTCGACGTAGCAATGGAACTCGAGCGTATTGCTCTTGAAGATGAATACTTCATCTCTAAGAAGCTTTACCCGAACGTTGACTTCTACTCTGGTTTGATTATGAAAGCCATTGGTATCCCTAATGATATGTTTACAGTGTTATTTGCATTGTCTCGTACCGTTGGTTGGATTTCTCACTGGAAAGAAATGTTAGATCAACCAGGTCACAAAATTAGCCGTCCTCGTCAGTTATATACTGGTGAATCAGCGCGTGATTTTGTCAGCTTAGATAAACGTTAATCAATTAACGGTTATAACCAAACGAAAAGCGCCTTGTGGCGCTTTTTTATGTAATTGAAACCTAATCTATTTCAAATAACTTTGCCATTCTCTGAATCTGTTTTAGCGATACATGATGGGTATTTCGTTGTGAGCATAGCACCTGATGTGCTGCTGATTTAGGATCGCCAACAAGTACTATTTTTACTTGGTAACCTAACGCTATCGCGGCAGTTTTATACGCTAAATACTCCCAATGACATACATTAGTATTATCACAAAATACCACAGGTTCGGCTCGTGCTAACGCCTCAATGAAGAGACTCAGATTAATTTGATGGTTTTGTGGCAGCTTATTGACATCAAATCGATATTTATCATCGACAAAAAATAGCTTATCTGTTGAGAAGTAGCCTGTTTTCCTAATTCTAGCCGCCACTGCAAGCGGTTGAGACAGAATAAATTGCTCAACCCAGTGGGATTTTCCACTGCCGGGTAAACCGCGCATAATAATCACTAATTTACTGCTATTTTGAGGCTGCTTCACATCACTCATAGGGCTATTGGTTCGCTACCGATAACTTTTCCGTCGAGGATATCGTCAACCAATTGAGGAACGATATCGCCCGCTTTACCAGTAAAATGATATTGAAACTGGCTATGTCTATCAGGCTCCAATAAGTTAACTTCAACCGTTTGTGCCCCATGATGATTGGCACTATCAACAAAACCTGCGGCAGGATAAACCGTTCCAGAGGTACCAATTGCGATAAATAAATCACATCGATCTAAAGCGTCATGAATTCTATCCATGCCAAAGGGCATTTCACCAAACCATACAATATGAGGACGTAAACGTTTAGCCGGAATACAACAGGTACAGCAGTTATCTGGCCCAAAGGGCTCGCGTAGTATAAATGTTTGTAATGATTTTGGGCACCGACCTTTATTTAGCTCACCATGCATATGGAGCAAGCGTCTTGAGCCTGCGCGCTCATGTAGATCATCCACATTCTGGGTAATGACCAATATATTACCATCAAATGCTTGCTCTAACTTTGCCAAAGCATAGTGTGCTGGATTTGGCGAGACTTCGTCAGAATGCAATTGCTGCCAACGGCTACTATAAAAACGCTCGACTAGTTCGATATCATTCGCATAACCTTCAGGTGTGGCAACATCTTCGATTGAATGTTGTTCCCATAAACCGTTTTGATCACGAAACGTTTTTATGCCTGACTCGGCAGAAATGCCTGCGCCGGTTAATATCACAATATTCCGGTACATGGATTTTCCTTATAATTATTAGCGTTGCTTACTACTTAATATTGAATAATGGGTTATAAGCTGCAAATTGTCATGAATAAGATTCCAGCTAACTCATATTTGATTAAGTTCCATAATATCAAGTGTCACCAAATCAAGACAAATCATCAATAATCCCTTAGTATAAGTAAGCTTAATATCACTCATTTAACAAGCGATTTCGAATAAAACAGCGTCTTTTTCGTAAATAATCAGCAATAACATTCATAATGTAATTTAAGAGGTTTAAGTTTTTAAATTCAGCACATATAATGGGGTAACATCCACGGACGAACCAATTGGTTCTGCAATCAAGAGATTAGCAATGACAGATGGAAATCAAGCGCTTAAAAAAGCCGGATTAAAAGTAACCCTGCCGCGCGTCAAAATTCTAGAACTGATGCAAGATCCTGATAATCAGCATATTAGTGCTGAGGATTTATATAAAAAACTATTAGAAATTGGAGAAGAAATCGGTTTGGCTACTGTCTACCGGGTTTTAAACCAATTTGACGATGCAGGAATCTTACATCGGCATCATTTTGAAAGTGGCAAAGCCGTTTTTGAGATGTCGACTCAAAAGCATCACGATCATCTAGTTTGTTTAACTTGCGATAAAGTAATTGAGTTTTCAGACGAAATTATTGAACGTCGTCAAGATGAAATTGCAATGCGTCATAACATTAAATTGACTCATCACAGCTTATATTTATACGGGCATTGCACTAACGATACCTGTGACCACGCTGACCAATAGCATTAAACTAACAGATAATAGTTATTAGATAATCAAAAACCAGCTAATCAAGCTGGTTTTTTATTGAAAAAATACAGTCAAATTATAAAGTACGTTGATATACATGAACCTTATGTCCCATATAATCACTTTGTTCAACTATCGACATGTTTAATTTTTTAGCCACACCTTCTGAAGCTACATTACCATGCAATATCAAGGCGATAAATAAATCTATATTAAACTGAGTTTTAAAAGTATTAACAGTAGCTTGTGCCGCTTCAAAACCAATACCTTGTCGCCAATATTCAGGAAAATAACGATAACCTAGCTCAACTTTATTAAACTCTGGTAAAAACTTAGGCCCACAAAAACCGATCACTTTATTATCTTGTTTGTGCTGCACTGCCCATCGACCAAAGCCGTATTTTGCATAGTCGGTCAAAATCACATTATTAAAAAGCTCTGTCGCTTGAGATTCTTCAGTTAGCGGCTCCATTGGAATATAAGTCAGCATTTCTTTTATGCTGTTCATCATAAACAGTGCGGGAACATCAGCCTGTGTAAATGGCCTGAGTATAAGTCTTTCTGTTTCAGTAATTATGTCGGTAGTGCCAACCATGATGCAGCGTCCTTGTTATCGTTATATCAATTTAACGGTCATGGTATCAAAAAAGGTGGCTTGAGATTAAGCTATTTTATTGATTTTATTAAGTAGTCTCATAAGTTCTTGTTGTTCATCAAGGGTCAGTAATGCAAGATATTGCTCATTAACCCATTCCGCTTCATGCACTAAATCTTGCTCTAACGCCTTACCATCATCGGTTAAGTAAATCTGAAATGCACGGCGGTTATCCGCTTCTTGATGTCGTGTAACTAAACCCTGAACCTGAAGTTGATCTAGTAAACGTGTCATAGTGTAGTTGGCAACGTCACAGCGTTTAGATAATTCGGTCTGGGTTAAGCCTTCTTCTTGCCAAAGAGTAAATAATACAGGCCAAAGCTTAATATCAAGCTGATAACGTTTTAATCGAATATCTAACTCTTGCTGCAAAGTTAAATTTAGATGTGATACTAAATAGTTTAGACTTTCAAAGCGTTTCAATTTAGACCTCCTGACTGCTTCAATGTTGATTTTTTGTTTTCAACGACAACTGATAGTGAGTCAAATTTATCTGTAATGCCTAGATGCAGACTTCATTAAACATACCATTATCTACGTTAAAATCGACAACTTTAGTCAAAAGTTAAAAACTCATTAATGTATCTGTAGTAGCAAGCTCGACTTAATGTACCTGTTAAGCCTCTTGGCAATCTCACTGTAATCTCTTGCTCTGTAACAATTATATCCAACTCGCTAACGACAAATTGCGTATCTAAATTAGAAGTCACATGAAATTCTTGATTAATTTTAACCACATCTACCAATAAAATTGGCCAGCGCTCAATGCTGACCCTCACCTTTTCAACAGGTGTAATGAGTAAATGCTCATCATTAATACAATGAAGTATATGACTAA
This Shewanella aestuarii DNA region includes the following protein-coding sequences:
- a CDS encoding MarR family winged helix-turn-helix transcriptional regulator, with product MKRFESLNYLVSHLNLTLQQELDIRLKRYQLDIKLWPVLFTLWQEEGLTQTELSKRCDVANYTMTRLLDQLQVQGLVTRHQEADNRRAFQIYLTDDGKALEQDLVHEAEWVNEQYLALLTLDEQQELMRLLNKINKIA
- the sdhA gene encoding succinate dehydrogenase flavoprotein subunit; amino-acid sequence: MSIPVREFDAIVIGAGGAGMRAALQISKEGKSCALLSKVFPTRSHTVSAQGGITVALGNAHEDHWEQHMYDTVKGSDFIGDQDAIEFMCQTGPEAIIELEHMGLPFSRFDNGKIYQRPFGGQSRNFGGEQAARTAAAADRTGHALLHCLYQQNVKHKTQVYSEWYALDLVKNEDGAIVGCTAIEIETGEVVYFKAKATILATGGAGRIYASTTNAHINTGDGVGMAARAGVQLQDMEMWQFHPTGIAGAGVLVTEGCRGEGGYLLNKDGERFMERYAPNAKDLASRDVVARSMMTEIREGRGLDGPLGPHCLLKLDHLGKETLEARLPGVCELSRTFAHIDPADGPIPVLPTCHYMMGGLPAKVSGQVIHMNEDGTEKEVTGLFAVGEIACVSVHGANRLGGNSLLDLVVFGRAAGQHLGKALDETADPKEATEAEINASLARLNRWENNKDGEDPAVIRKDLQLCMQLNFSVFRTGKAMAEGLEQLKAIQKRLENAKLSDNSKEFNTQRIECLELDNLMATALATAYAANFRTESRGAHSREDFLERDDDNWLCHSIFDPVTESMAKRDVNMAPKLREAFPPKKRTY
- a CDS encoding AAA family ATPase produces the protein MSDVKQPQNSSKLVIIMRGLPGSGKSHWVEQFILSQPLAVAARIRKTGYFSTDKLFFVDDKYRFDVNKLPQNHQINLSLFIEALARAEPVVFCDNTNVCHWEYLAYKTAAIALGYQVKIVLVGDPKSAAHQVLCSQRNTHHVSLKQIQRMAKLFEID
- the fur gene encoding ferric iron uptake transcriptional regulator, which encodes MTDGNQALKKAGLKVTLPRVKILELMQDPDNQHISAEDLYKKLLEIGEEIGLATVYRVLNQFDDAGILHRHHFESGKAVFEMSTQKHHDHLVCLTCDKVIEFSDEIIERRQDEIAMRHNIKLTHHSLYLYGHCTNDTCDHADQ
- a CDS encoding citrate synthase; this encodes MADNIAKLELPGNDSIDLPIKKGTEGFDVIDISTLGKKGYFTFDPGFLATASCESAITYIDGDQGILLHRGYPIEQLATESSYLDLCYLLLYGELPTQADFEKFETTVKLHTMVHEQIAFFFRGFRRDAHPMAMLCGVTGALSAFYQDSLDVNNPKHREIAAFRLVSKMPTIAAMCYKYSMGQPFVYPRNDLSYAGNFLSMMFATPCEEYKVNPVVERAMDRIFVLHADHEQNASTSTVRLAGSSGANPFACIAAGIASLWGPAHGGANEACLAMLEEIGSVDRIPEFIEKAKDKNDPFRLMGFGHRVYKNFDPRAKVMRETCHEVLSELKVVDPLLDVAMELERIALEDEYFISKKLYPNVDFYSGLIMKAIGIPNDMFTVLFALSRTVGWISHWKEMLDQPGHKISRPRQLYTGESARDFVSLDKR
- a CDS encoding DUF1285 domain-containing protein, whose amino-acid sequence is MSSTHNNISSQMQSFTHKDGVQLCSEQALFHIQADGVWQYQQSPLPTKFARMFSHILHCINDEHLLITPVEKVRVSIERWPILLVDVVKINQEFHVTSNLDTQFVVSELDIIVTEQEITVRLPRGLTGTLSRACYYRYINEFLTFD
- the sucA gene encoding 2-oxoglutarate dehydrogenase E1 component; this encodes MHQGIMKAWLESSHLSGANSTYVEEMYEAYQEDPQSVTADWQLVFDNLPPVNGASVDVPETAHSKVRDYFRSLALEGRFKGAARVTDPELDAKQVKVLQLINAHRFRGHQNANLDPLGLWKREAVQELDPAYHGLTQEDMQREFNTGSFALGGETMKLQDIIHALKSSYCGSIGAEYMHITDTDEKRWIQQRLEPTLGKANYSPAIKKRILEGLNAAEGIEKYLGAKFPGAKRFSLEGGDALVPMMREIIYRAGEAGTKEIVIGMAHRGRLNLLVNILGKRPGELFDEFAGKHSDTHGSGDVKYHQGFSSDFETPGGNIHLALAFNPSHLEIVNPVVIGSVRARQDRRGCKDGLQVMPITIHGDSAITGQGIVQETFNMSQTRGFKVGGSIRIVVNNQVGFTTSNHADVRSTEYCTDIAKMVQAPIFHVNADDPEAVAFISQLAVDYRNEFKRDVVIDLVCYRRHGHNEADEPSATQPLMYAKIKKHPTPRKIYADKLIAENSIAADEVTGLINEYRDALDAGDCVVKEWRPMTLHTVDWTPYLNKEWDDSYQGSMSMERLQNLANKLVDIPENHKLQSRVAKIYADRVSMAKGEKLLDWGFAETLAYASILEDNKRVRITGQDSGRGTFFHRHAVLHNQNDATTYMPLRNIADVQAPIDITDSVLSEASVLAFEYGYATAEPSGLTIWEAQFGDFVNCAQVVIDQFLSSGEQKWGRLCGLTMLLPHGYEGQGPEHSSARLERFLQLCANHNMQVCVPSTPAQVYHMLRRQVVRPMRRPLVVMSPKSLLRHPLAVSSMEELAEGSFQNIIGEIDTLDASKVDRVVFCSGKVYFELLEKRRRENITNIALIRVEQLYPFPDAEMRAALEAYQHVKDFVWCQEEPQNQGAWYCSQHHFWANIPAGAQLTYAGREASAAPACGYPALHAHQQESLVNSALKLS
- a CDS encoding succinate dehydrogenase iron-sulfur subunit — protein: MKLTFAVYRYNPDVDTKPYMKDYTLEVPDGSDMMVLDALIKLKEQDSTLAFRRSCREGVCGSDGINMNGKNGLACITPVSTFKGKKLEIRPLPGMPVVRDLVVDLTQFYKQYEKIKPYLINDEKTPAREHLQSPEEREHLDGLYECIMCACCSTACPSFWWNPDKFIGPSGLLHAYRFLIDSRDTATEARLSELDDAYSVFRCHGIMNCVDVCPKGLNPTKAIGHIKSMLLKRAV
- a CDS encoding GNAT family N-acetyltransferase produces the protein MITETERLILRPFTQADVPALFMMNSIKEMLTYIPMEPLTEESQATELFNNVILTDYAKYGFGRWAVQHKQDNKVIGFCGPKFLPEFNKVELGYRYFPEYWRQGIGFEAAQATVNTFKTQFNIDLFIALILHGNVASEGVAKKLNMSIVEQSDYMGHKVHVYQRTL
- the sdhC gene encoding succinate dehydrogenase, cytochrome b556 subunit, translating into MELSEQNVKKQRPVHIDLQTIRFPATAIASILHRISGVIMLFAIGILLWLLNSTLTSAEGFASIQTLFDSFVMKFILWGILTALGYHLLGGIRHLIMDTGRWEELSSGIASAKAVFALAIAFSIIAGIWVW
- the cobB gene encoding Sir2 family NAD+-dependent deacetylase, with the translated sequence MYRNIVILTGAGISAESGIKTFRDQNGLWEQHSIEDVATPEGYANDIELVERFYSSRWQQLHSDEVSPNPAHYALAKLEQAFDGNILVITQNVDDLHERAGSRRLLHMHGELNKGRCPKSLQTFILREPFGPDNCCTCCIPAKRLRPHIVWFGEMPFGMDRIHDALDRCDLFIAIGTSGTVYPAAGFVDSANHHGAQTVEVNLLEPDRHSQFQYHFTGKAGDIVPQLVDDILDGKVIGSEPIAL
- the sdhD gene encoding succinate dehydrogenase, hydrophobic membrane anchor protein, whose product is MVTNAASFGRSGVHDFILLRASAVILACYTIFMVGFIACSAPLTFEIWQGLFSSLPMKVFTLLALIALLIHSWIGVWQVLTDYVKCTSLRGVLQFTFVVTAFSYLAAGIVIVWGV